The Chaetodon trifascialis isolate fChaTrf1 chromosome 16, fChaTrf1.hap1, whole genome shotgun sequence genome includes a region encoding these proteins:
- the ddx52 gene encoding probable ATP-dependent RNA helicase DDX52 → MDAFELFRKLGTGAKFDLKRFGQDAARFKVVRSQRVDGSSDPLSAIDFFGTGSTNGAQSSSQVLGEEDDDEEEYGVGSESGNSGAGGKRKQRDVETDLRTKKKKTKSNKVEVEAGSAPLKDTEGNGITWTSSLDRKIQNLPSDRKEKSSLKRLKHLHQEKVNRIRSQHRINVHGCDVPDPVCTFEELQSEYHLNPRVLQNLRDAGLNAPTPVQMQAIPLMMHGREVLACAPTGSGKTLAFCLPLLAHLQQPANRGFRAVIISPTRELASQTYRELLRLSEGVGFRVHIIDKASLAAKKYGPKSSKKYDILVSTPNRLIFLLKQDPPALDLSSVEWLVVDESDKLFEGGKTGFREQLATVFLACSGSKVRRAFFSATCTSDVEQWCRLNLDNLVSVNIGHRNTAVETVEQELLFVGTENGKLVAVRDIIKKGFLPPMLVFVQSIDRARELFHELVYEGINVDVIHAERTQQQRDNVVNSFRSGKIWVLICTALLARGIDFKGVNLVLNYDFPTSSVEYIHRIGRTGRAGHQGKAITFFTENDKPLLRSIANVIKQAGCPVPDYMVGFKKIQSKVRRSLEKKPPKRSTICTTPRFLMKKKGKAPNAGHKGEKQEGEKKTKGAGLKKRNKRQKEGGPQKHTEASQKTGPKSSGAKLKKKGKKNKPQEE, encoded by the exons ATGGACGCATTCGAGTTGTTTCGGAAACTCGGAACAGGAGCTAAATTTGACCTGAAGAGGTTTGGTCAAGACGCCGCTCGGTTTAAG GTTGTCAGGTCTCAGAGAGTGGACGGGTCCTCAGATCCTCTCTCTGCGATCGATTTCTTTGGCACAGGATCAACCAATGGAGCCCAGAGCAGCTCCCAAGTGCTGGGCGAAGAGGACGATGATGAAGAGGAATATGGGGTGGGAAGTGAAAGTGGAAATTCTGGTGcgggaggaaaaaggaagcaAAGGGATGTGGAGACAGACTtgaggacaaaaaagaaaaagactaaaagcaacaaggtggaggtggaag CTGGCAGCGCACCGCTGAAAGACACGGAGGGAAATGGCATCACCTGGACCTCCTCACTGGACAGAAAGATCCAAAACCTGCCGAGTGATAGGAAAGAGAAATCCTCACTGAAGAGGCTGAAGCATCTTCATCAGGAAAAG GTGAATCGTATTCGCTCTCAACACCGTATAAATGTGCATGGCTGCGATGTGCCCGACCCCGTGTGCACATTTGAGGAGCTGCAGTCGGAGTATCATCTTAACCCACGTGTCCTCCAGAACCTCAGAGACGCAGGGCTGAACGCCCCGACGCCGGTGCAGATGCAGGCGATACCGCTCATGATGCAT GGTCGAGAGGTGCTGGCATGTGCTCCCACGGGATCAGGGAAGACTTTGGCTTTCTGCCTCCCGCTGCtcgctcacctgcagcagccgGCCAACCGGGGCTTCAGAGCTGTGATCATCTCCCCGACTAGAGAGCTGGCCagccag aCCTACAGAGAGCTGCTCCGCCTGTCAGAGGGAGTAGGATTTAGAGTTCACATCATAGACAAAGCCTCTCTGGCAGCCAAGAAATATGGACCAAAGTCCAGCAAGAAATACG ACATACTCGTCAGTACTCCAAACAGACTCATCTTCCTTCTCAAGCAGGACCCTCCAGCTCTCGACCTCAGCAG TGTGGAGTGGCTGGTCGTCGATGAGTCCGATAAGCTGTTTGAAGGCGGTAAGACAGGGTTCAGGGAGCAGCTCGCCACCGTCTTTCTGGCCTGCTCTGGTTCAAAGGTGCGCAGGGCTTTCTTCAGCGCCACCTGCACGTCAGATGTGGAGCAGTGGTGCCGCCTGAACCTCGACAACCTGGTGTCTGTCAACATTGGCCACAG AAATACGGCAGTTGAGACGGtggagcaggagctgctgtttgttgggACGGAGAACGGCAAACTGGTGGCCGTGAGGGACATCATCAAAAAG gGTTTCCTGCCTCCCATGCTGGTGTTTGTGCAGTCTATAGACCGAGCGCGGGAGCTTTTCCATGAGCTGGTGTATGAAGGCATCAACGTAGACGTGATCCACGCAGAgcgcacacagcagcag AGGGACAACGTAGTGAACAGCTTTCGCTCGGGTAAGATTTGGGTATTGATCTGCACGGCTCTGCTCGCCAGAGGAATCGACTTCAAAGGAGTCAACCTCGTGCTGAACTACGACTTCCCCACCAGCTCTGTGGAGTACATCCATCGAattg GTCGGACTGGTAGAGCTGGACATCAGGGGAAGGCCATCACCTTcttcacagaaaatgacaaaccaCTGCTGCGCAG TATCGCCAATGTCATAAAACAAGCAGGCTGTCCGGTACCTGACTACATGGTTGGCTTCAAGAAGATCCAGAG CAAAGTGAGGCGTTCGCTTGAGAAGAAACCTCCCAAAAGAAGCACCATTTGCACAACTCCTCGCTTCTTaatgaagaagaaaggaaaagcaCCAAATGCAGGACATAAAGGAGAGAAgcaggaaggagaaaagaagacaaaaggagCGGGATTGaagaaaaggaacaaaagacagaaagaaggaggaccacaaaaacacaccgaGGCGTCTCAGAAGACGGGGCCGAAGTCCTCCGGAGCCAAGTTAAA gaaaaaggggaagaaaaatAAGCCACAAGAGGAATAG